The Ovis canadensis isolate MfBH-ARS-UI-01 breed Bighorn chromosome 24, ARS-UI_OviCan_v2, whole genome shotgun sequence DNA window GCGCGCCTACACGGTGCCCCAGGAGCAGCGGTACATCATCCGCCTGCTGTTCATCGTGCCCGTCTACGCCTTCGACTCTTGGCTcagcctcctcctcctggggGCCCACCAGCGCTACGTGTACTTAGACTCCGTGCGGGATTGCTATGAAGGTGGGTGCTGCTGGCtctccagggcccagggagcgAGTGAGGGACTCCCAGGGGCTTGCACAGCCCCTGCCAGCCTGAGTCTGGCTTAGCGAGGACCCCACCGGATGGCCAGATCAGCGGTGCTAAGGAGACTCCCAAGGTGGGGTGGGGCTGCAGCTGGGCCGGCCCGGAGCCTGGGAGAGGTTGTGGGCCAGGTCGTGGGGGGAGTCAGAGCCACACGTGGCGGGAGTTGCCCGCCGCGGGGAACGTCCCAGGGCTGGGCTGCGAGCCCCATGAGGAGGGGGTCTGTGTCTCCTGGGCAAGGGAGCCCAGGAGCTCTGTGCAGCCAGCAGGCCTCGTGGGTGGCCCAGGCTCAATGCCCACACCCTGCTTGCAGCCTTCGTCATTTACAGCttcctgagcctctgtttccagtACTTGGGGGGCGAAAGCGCCATCATGGCTGAGATCCGCGGAAAGCCCGTCCGGTAAGCTTCTGCCCAGAGCCCGCgggtcccccaccccctgctgggCAGCCAGGCCACTCTGGGGGTGTCCTCCGGGAACACGCCTCAGGGACTCCTGCACCCCAGGACCAGCTGCTTCCACGGCACCTGCTGCCTTCGGGGCATGACCTACTCCATCGGCTTTCTGCGCTTCTGCAAGCAGGTGAGTGCCTGGGCCCCCCGGCCAGCCCCCCCACGGCCCCTGCGCGACGAGCGGGCTGGGCTGGCTCCTCACCAGTGGCCCCAGCCGCCATCCTCAGCCGTTCCCCGACCCCCAGGCCACGCTGCAGTTCTGCGTCGTGAAGCCCGTCATGGCCTTGGTCACCATCATCCTGCAGGCATTCGGCAAATACCACGACGGGGACTTCAAGTGAGGCCCGGCTGGCATGCGGGCAAGGCGGGGAGGGGGCAACCTGGGGGGgctggagaaggaggcagggcTCAGCGCAGGGGGAAGGGCCGGGGGCAAAGCTGTGGCAAACAGACCCTTGTCACAGGTGAGCCCTGGGGACCCCAGCGCCTCGAGGCCCCGACCCCACGGCCCCCGGACAGCCAGGACGGAGTTAAGGGCACCCAGTGAGCCAAGCTCCGCCCTCGCACGTGCCCCTGGGCCAGGGCCACAGGCACATCCCACACGCACGCGCACTCCTGCTCACGTCCCACACGCACGCGCACTCCTGCTCACGTCCCACACGCATGCGCACTCCTGCACATACCCCACACGCATGCGCACTCCTGCTCACGCCCACACGCACGCGCACTCCTGTATATATCCCATATTCATGCGCACGCCTGCTCACATCCCACATGCATGCGCACTCCTGCTCACGTGCACACATATgctcacacatgcacatgtgcaaACACGCGCTCTCACAGAGGAGCGCACACATAAGGCTCACGTGTACACGCGTGTGCACGCTCACACGGTCACATGCACACCAAGGCCCGCACACGACGTGGGTTTGCCTTGCACAGGGCTGTTCCCATTGCGGAGGTTGGGGAGGGGCAGCGGGTCTCCTGTCTGGAGGGGGCGGGGTCTGGAGACCAGCGGCCGCCAGCTCCTCGGCCTCCCACCCTGGGTGCCCCTTGCGGCCCTGGAAGGGGGGGCCCAGGTCTGAGTCTCTGCGGTGCCCAGGCTGGGGGCTCAGGCCAGTGGCACAgcgggtagggtggggtgggcaCTGGGCTGTGGCCGCCCTGACGGGCTCCCGCCCTGGCCCGCAGCGTCCGCAGCGGCTACCTGTACGTCACCCTCGTCTACAACGCGTCGGTCAGCCTGGCGCTCTACGCCCTGTTCCTGTTCTACTCCGCCACCAGAGAGCTGCTGCAGCCCTTCGAGCCCGTCCTCAAGTTCCTCACCATCAAGGCCGTCATCTTCCTCTCTTTCTGGCAGGGTGGGTGGGCACGTCCCTAGTGCCCTcaggcccagccccacccccagctgcagCCCCGGTCAGCGGATGGCCCTCTCAGCAGAGGAGACAGCGAGGGCCCCAGCAGATGGGGCCTGATGTGGGGAGACAGGACACCCAGAGGGGTGCTGGAGCCCTGTGCCCACCAGCCCCTGGGCACTCCTGGTCCCCACTTCTCAGAGGACAGTGAGCAGCTGGGGCCAGGGGGAGAGCAAGACAGGCCCTTGGGGATTCTTGATGCCCACTGTGCCAAGGACCCAGCACTGGAGGCGCCCAGCCCCCCTGAACTGAGCTCAGACCCTGCAGACCCCTACCATGCTCACGCAGCCCCAGCTGGGTGGGGGGCTCTTGGCTGGGGTCGGCTCCCATCCAGCCTCCTGTCCGGAGCAGCTGACTGAGCGGCAGTCACCACCCCCCAGGGCTGCTGCTGGCCATCCTGGAGAGGTGTGGGGCCATCCCCGAGGTCCAGGTCACCGACGGGAGCACGGTGGGGGCCGGCACGGTGGCCGCCGGCTACCAGAACTTCATCATCTGCATCGAGATGCCCTTTGCTTCCGTCGCCCTGCGCTACGCCTTCACCTGCCAGGTGTACTCGGAGAAGACAGAGAGCTCGCCAGGTGTGCAGGGCCCGCAGCCCGGGTGAGGGGCGCCTGGACCGTCTCGAGGGCAGGGATGCTGAGGGGGCCCTGGGCAGCCCCCAAGCCACGCCTCTGTTCCCCATCTCA harbors:
- the TMEM184A gene encoding transmembrane protein 184A isoform X3; translated protein: MTDGPRLPGTPLAWTPPAGPAGPQMERAGNGSQGPAPLFLTSPLARGVSGVFVWAALLLTGHQIYLHLRAYTVPQEQRYIIRLLFIVPVYAFDSWLSLLLLGAHQRYVYLDSVRDCYEAFVIYSFLSLCFQYLGGESAIMAEIRGKPVRTSCFHGTCCLRGMTYSIGFLRFCKQATLQFCVVKPVMALVTIILQAFGKYHDGDFNVRSGYLYVTLVYNASVSLALYALFLFYSATRELLQPFEPVLKFLTIKAVIFLSFWQGLLLAILERCGAIPEVQVTDGSTVGAGTVAAGYQNFIICIEMPFASVALRYAFTCQVYSEKTESSPAPSAPMQSISSGLKETMSPQDIVQDAIHNFSPAYQKYTQQATQEAPRPGQGRAPSPRTPPHSPDGGPGVGRKGRHVEKRMLIAAEEL
- the TMEM184A gene encoding transmembrane protein 184A isoform X2 — its product is MTREMTDGPRLPGTPLAWTPPAGPAGPQMERAGNGSQGPAPLFLTSPLARGVSGVFVWAALLLTGHQIYLHLRAYTVPQEQRYIIRLLFIVPVYAFDSWLSLLLLGAHQRYVYLDSVRDCYEAFVIYSFLSLCFQYLGGESAIMAEIRGKPVRTSCFHGTCCLRGMTYSIGFLRFCKQATLQFCVVKPVMALVTIILQAFGKYHDGDFNVRSGYLYVTLVYNASVSLALYALFLFYSATRELLQPFEPVLKFLTIKAVIFLSFWQGLLLAILERCGAIPEVQVTDGSTVGAGTVAAGYQNFIICIEMPFASVALRYAFTCQVYSEKTESSPAPSAPMQSISSGLKETMSPQDIVQDAIHNFSPAYQKYTQQATQEAPRPGQGRAPSPRTPPHSPDGGPGVGRKGRHVEKRMLIAAEEL
- the TMEM184A gene encoding transmembrane protein 184A isoform X1, whose amino-acid sequence is MSRYAHSVSWENSISPTEARTHRGAAHPGPLQTRPSQAPVGLASWSTQMTDGPRLPGTPLAWTPPAGPAGPQMERAGNGSQGPAPLFLTSPLARGVSGVFVWAALLLTGHQIYLHLRAYTVPQEQRYIIRLLFIVPVYAFDSWLSLLLLGAHQRYVYLDSVRDCYEAFVIYSFLSLCFQYLGGESAIMAEIRGKPVRTSCFHGTCCLRGMTYSIGFLRFCKQATLQFCVVKPVMALVTIILQAFGKYHDGDFNVRSGYLYVTLVYNASVSLALYALFLFYSATRELLQPFEPVLKFLTIKAVIFLSFWQGLLLAILERCGAIPEVQVTDGSTVGAGTVAAGYQNFIICIEMPFASVALRYAFTCQVYSEKTESSPAPSAPMQSISSGLKETMSPQDIVQDAIHNFSPAYQKYTQQATQEAPRPGQGRAPSPRTPPHSPDGGPGVGRKGRHVEKRMLIAAEEL